The segment TAGACAGATAACTGAGCGGTCATGGTTTTGGAAGCTTGAAGAATGTCTGTGATCAAGCGGTTCATCACCCGGAATTGCTTCCGTGCCTGGTGGTAAAGCTGTTCTCTTAGTTGGGCACGACGTTCGGTATCTTCCTGTTTTTGAGTCAATTCTAAGGTTTCAACCGCGATGGAGGCGGCTGTTAAGGGACTGCGGAGATCATGAGCTAACATGGCTAGGACTTGATCCTTAAATTTCAACTGCTGTAGGAGTTCGTCTTTTTCTTTCTTGAGGCGAAAAATTTCATCGGATAATTTCATCAATTCAGCCGAATATCCTACCGAATTAAGGGATTCAGCCTTGGTTTGCTCTGTCTGTCTGTTGTTTGTGTTCTCAGTTTGGCTTTCTTCGAGATCTAATTGCCATCGTGGCCACCATTTCTTGAGTTGGTTAACGATATTGCTCCCCGCTAAGGTCTGTCGCGGTTCAGGGAAGACTTTAACTAAAGCTGGAGCAGCCACTAGGCGAAAATGCTCAACTAAATGGGGTTGTTCGTGAATTTCGATGATTTGCAGTTCATAGGGATAATCTGGCTTGAGGCTGTTGAGATAGTGCTGAATTTGCTCAATGTGTTCATGGGAACTCGGACGCTCATCAACAAACAACAAAAGCTGAATTGACATCGCTCCACGATGCTCAGATCCAGACGTTGTTTTGAGATTAGAGGGTTCTAGCACTGTAGATTTTAAGACTAAACACTTACAAGAGAGGGAGAGTTGATTCGTTAATCCATCACCGAGTCAGGCAATTGGATTGATTTTAATGCCTATTGCAACAATTAGACAATCTAACGAGTCCTGAGATTCAACTCAGATTAATGCTGAGTTTCTTCTATTTTAGCTTTTGTTTAAGGAAACCCCTGGACTTTCGCGCACCAAAAGCAGCTTTAAGGGCTGCCAAAACAACAGATACCAACAGTGGTACAATGCCATTATGTTGATCATCTGACGGGGTTGTTATTCGAGTCAACAGTTGGTTGATCATAATATTCCTAGTCTTAGCCTATATAAGCAACAATCTAAAAATATTATAAAGTCTATGATACTTAAAGTTAGGTACAATTCAACCTTAAAAAAACTTCCATCCTAAAATCATCTTCGGAACTATTATGGCTCTTGGCTATGTCGCCCTTGTCCTTCATGCTCACTTACCCTTCGTTCGGCATCCAGAAAGTGACTATGTACTAGAAGAAGAATGGCTCTATGAAGCGATTACAGAAACCTATATTCCTCTGATCCAGGTCTTTGAAGGACTAAAATGGGACGGCATCGACTTCAAGATGACCATGAGTCTTACGCCACCTTTGATCTCAATGCTGCGAGATCCCCTCCTTCAAGAACGGTACGATAACCATTTAGCTAAGTTGCAAGATCTTAGTGTTAGAGAAATTGAACATAATCAACACCACGGACACCTACGCTATTTAGCGGAATATTATGCTCAACATTTTGCTCAAATTCGGGAAGTCTGGGAACGCTACAACAGAGATTTAATCGTTGCGTTTAAACAATTCCTCGATAGCAATAACCTAGAAATTATTACCTGCGGTGCAACCCATGGCTATTTGCCCTTGATGAAAATGTACCCCCAAGCGGTTTGGGGACAAATCAAAGTCGCTTGCGAACATTATGAGGAAAACTTTGGCCGCCCCCCTCAAGGCATTTGGCTGCCCGAATGCTCCTATTATGAAGGGGTAGAACGGATGTTGGCCGATGCGGGGTTGCGCTACTTTTTAGTGGATGGTCATGGGGTTTTATATGCTCGTCCTCGCCCTCGCTATGGAACCTATGCTCCCATCTTTACCGAGACTGGAGTAGCAGCCTTTGGTCGAGATCATGAATCATCTCAGCAGGTCTGGTCGGCTAAAGTAGGGTATCCAGGAGACTCCGAATATCGGGAATTTTACAAGGATTTGGGTTGGGAAGCAGAATACGAGTATATTAAACCCTATATTATGCCCGATGGTCAGCGTAAGAATACAGGCATCAAATATCACAAAATTACTGGTCCTGATGCCGCACTTTCCGATAAGGCTTTCTATGACCCCTATTGGGCACGGGAAAAGGCAGCCGAACACGCTGGCAATTTTATGTACAATAGAGAGCAACAAATCGATCACTTGGCGGGGATGATGCAGCGTCCTCCCCTGGTTGTCTGTCCCTATGATGCAGAATTGTTCGGTCACTGGTGGTACGAGGGTCCCTGGTTTATTGATTATCTGTTCCGTAAGGCTTGGTATGACCAAGATATCTTTGATATGACCCACTTAGCGGAGTATTTACAGCATAATCCTACTCAACAGGTTTGTCGTCCTTGTCAGTCGAGTTGGGGATACAAGGGGTTCCATGAATATTGGTTAAATGATAGCAATAGCTGGATTTATCCCCATCTGCACAAAGCCACAGAACGGATGATCGAGCTCAGTCTTGTTGAAGCGTCTTCGCAATTGGAAGAAAAAGCGTTAAATCAAGCAGCGCGGGAGTTGTTATTAGCTCAATCTTCAGATTGGGCTTTTATTATGCGAACAGGAACCATGGTTCCCTATGCGGTTCGTCGTACAAAATCCCATTTATTACGCTTTAATAAGCTTTATGAGGACATAAAATCTCATAATATTGATGCTGGTTGGCTAGATAAAGTGAGTACAATTGATAATATTTTTCCTAACATTAATTATCGCGTTTATCGACCTTTTTTGAAGGAAGTCGGAAAGTCAGTAGGGGCTTAATAATATTAAGCCTGTAGGGAAGGTAGGGAAAATCCAGAGAAACTATTATAGTCATTTCAATTTAAAGTGAGACACCTAGTTTCTTGTTGTGATAGCTTTCGTCGCTCAATCTTTGTCGCATTCTTACTTGAAATGACTATAACTATTAACTATCCACTATTCACTATTCACGACCAATGGTTAATAATCAATTACAAAAAGCTGCGTTTCTCGGACTGGGTTTGATGGGGTCAGCAATGAGTGCTAATTTAGCCCGTCAAGGGTTTTCAGTCAAAGGATGGAATCGTACTAGCGATCGCCCCGGAATTACAATTGCTAAAGAAGCCGGAGTAAGGATTGTTTCTTCTCTCAAAGAAGCCGTAGAATCAGCCGATTTTATTTTTACTTGTGTGGGGGATGTTCCCGATGTTGAAGAGGTTATTTTAGGGGAAAAGGGAGTTATTAATTATGCTCAATCTGGGGCTTTAATTGTAGATTTTAGCACCATTGGGAGTGAGGCAGCGCGTCACATTGGCAGTAAACTAAAAGCCCATCATTTAAGGTTTCTTGATGCTCCTATTTCGGGGGGAGATATTGGGGCTAAACAAGGAACTTTAACTATTATGGTGGGCGGTGAAATAGCTGATTTTGAAGCCTGTTTACCCTATTTTCAAGCAATGGGTAAAACCATCCGTCATTGTGGACCCGTTGGCAGTGGACAAGCGGTTAAAATGTGTAATCAAGCCCTTTGTTCGGTTCACATGGTCGCTTTATGTGAAGCAATTTTAATGGCACAAAAACAAGGAATTGACCCCAATTTAATGATAGAAGTTTGTAGCACAGGAGCGGCTGGTTCTTGGGCTTTAAGCAATTTAGGATCTAAAATTATTAATCAAGAATATGATCCTGGATTTGCGATTAAACATATTTTAAAAGATTTACGTCTACTTCAACAAACGATTAATAATTCAGGAGAACAATTACCGGGAGTTGAATTAGCAAGTCATTTGTTTAAATTAGTCTCTGAAATGGATAACGGGGAAGGAAAAGAACAGGGAACTCAAGCGATGATTCGGCAATATATTAAGGAGAATTAAATCATGAAAATCCTTAAGGGAACGATTACTGAACTATCAGAAACCACCAAACTTGTCGAAACGTTTAATCAATTATTACCCGCGATCGCAATTTGGTGGAATTTTTGATAATTACTAAGCATCAACCCAGATGCTACCCTCTTCTACTTTAATGGGAAACACGGGAAGGGGTTTTTCTGGGGAAAGCTTGCCGATCATTTTACCAACAACCGGAGGAAAGGGAGTCCATTCCTTAACGCATCCCGTCTTGAGATCAAAAGAACTGCGGTGCATAGGACAGACGATAGTCCCATCTTCGGTAATTTTGCCCCTAGTCATTTTAATATTCATGTGGGGACATCTACGGGCAACGGCGTAGATTTGTCCTTCGTGGTTCAATAAAAGAATGTTGCGCTCTCCTACTTTCACGACTTCGCGCTTTCCTGTGGGAAGTTGATCAGCCGCAAGAACTTTTGTCCAACTCATATCTTATTCCTAATTGACGCTCTCCTTACTAGACGTAAGGAAATTTATAGGGTAGTGTACCATATTTAGGGCATTGGACACCATTAAGGATTGAAGCAGTGCCATCATATTAAATCTGCTTTTAAACCCTTTCAAAGCGACATTAAAAAATCAAAATTTGGTAGGGGTTAATGATCGCTATTTTTGGTTCAAATCATCCCCTAGAAAGATACACTAGATTAGGCAAGATAAGTTGATAAATAGCATAACCGAGGATATGAGAGGGACATTAACGGCGATCGCATCTAAAAATAAAACCAATAGTCCAAACTATGATGTCATTGTCATTGGCTCAGGGATGGGAGGGTTAGTCACCGCTACCCAATTAGCGGCTAAAGGTGCTAAGGTCTTAGTCTTAGAAAAGTATCTCATCCCTGGCGGTAGTGCGGGATATTTCGAGCGAGAAGGCTATCGTTTTGACGTGGGTGCCTCGATGATTTTCGGGTTTGGAACCCAAGGAACCACCAATTTACTCACCCGTGCCTTAGAAGCGGTTAATGTTAGCCTAGAAACGATTCCTGACCCGGTACAGATTCATTATCATCTTCCCCAAGGATTAGATCTCAAAGTCCATCGAGACTACGAAAAATTTTTAGAGGAACTAATCGCTAAATTCCCCCAAGAAAAAGCAGGGATTCGTCGGTTTTACGATGAATGCTGGCAAGTCTTTAACTGTCTCAATGCCATGGAGTTACTCTCCCTTGAAGAACCTCGCTATTTGATGCGGGTCTTTTTTCAACATCCTTTTGCCTGTTTGGGGTTAGTTAAGTATTTACCCCAAAATGCCGGAGATATTGCACGACGCTACATCCGTGACCCGGAATTACTGAAATTTATCGATATGGAATGCTACTGTTGGTCAGTGGTTCCGGCTGATCGAACCCCAATGATCAACGCCGGGATGGTTTTTTCTGACCGCCATTATGGGGGAATTAACTACCCTAAAGGGGGAGTCGGACAAATTCCCCAAAAATTGGTGGAAGGACTCGAAAAAGCCGGGGGAGAAATTCATTATAAAGCGAGAGTTACCAAAATTTTGCTCGAAAAAGGCAAAGCAGTGGGGGTGCAATTAGCCAACGGTCAACAATTCTACGCTAAACGCATCGTGTCTAATGCCACTCGTTGGGATACCTTTGAGAAGCTATTACCTCCGGAAATGATGCCGAAGTCCGAACAAAAATGGCAACAGCGTTATCAAAAGTCCCCCAGTTTCCTCAGCTTGCATTTAGGGGTTAAAGCCGATCTTTTGCCGCCAGGAACGGAATGTCACCATATTCTCCTAGAAGATTGGGACAATATGGAAGCAGAACAGGGAACGATTTTTGTTTCCATTCCGACCTTACTCGATCCGAGTTTAGCTCCCCCAGACCACCATATTATCCATACGTTCACCCCAAGCTGGATAGAACAGTGGCAAGGACTTTCTCCCCAAAATTATCAAAAACAGAAAGATGAAGCGGCCAGTCGCTTAATAGAACGCTTAGAGCGGATTTTTCCAGGGTTGAATCAAGCGTTAGACTATGAAGAGGTGGGAACTCCCCGAACCCATCGACGCTTTTTAGGACGGGATGGGGGAACCTATGGACCCATTCCTGGCCGCAAATTAGCGGGGTTGCTCGGAATGCCATTTAATCGGACGGCGATCGCAGGACTCTATTGTGTTGGAGATAGTACGTTTCCCGGTCAAGGGTTAAATGCGGTGGCTTTTTCGGGGTTTGCCTGTGGCCATCGTATCGCGGTTGATCTAGGCTTGTGATAGCTTCACGAAAAGCTCCGTTGGAAGTCAACCCATAAAATATACTAGAAGTTAACGAAAACTTAACTAATTAGTGGTAATTCTGAGTAAACTGGTGAGGTAAGGATTGTCTAATTCCCTAAATTGAGCCGTTCAATTGATCAAAACACCCATATCAATTATAATGTCGGATTTTAAAGCGTCCCCTGATTTAGAACAACGCATCATTCAGGCTATTCAATCAATTCCTGATGAAATGATGATGCTATCAGACGTTGCTAGTATCCTTGGACAAGAATTTAAGACAGATATTTGTCTGATTATTGCGGGTGTTAACCATCAACATCCTTTTGAGTCTGCTTATTGGACGGGAAATCATTTACAAGAGTTACCTCAAGAAATTGTCCCTCAACTATTGTCTCAACCTTGGATAAAAGCGTTGTTGCAAGATTTAGCTATCTTGGTGATCGCTGATTTATCTCAACCGTCCTACGACAGTATTGCCAAGAGTTTTAGTGGGTTTTCCTTGGGGTCGCTGTTGGTTATAACAACACAATTTCATGGACAAGCTAATGGAATTATTTTACTAGGAAAACAGCAATCTTATCAATGGAATACTGATGAAAAAACGTTATTAGAAACCGTTAGTAATGTCGTGGCGATCGCTTGTTATTTGATGTCCCTCAAACTATCGGTTGCTGAGGAATTAACGGCTCACGACGCATCGATTCATTCTTCTTTAAATCAACTTCCTAAAGTCTTAGAAAATAATCCGATCCTTAAGCTTTGGTGGGGAGCAACTCGTAAGCAATTAGATCAACAACTTGATTGGAATAAACAACTAATTAGTAATATTATTACCATTATGAGCGATCAGACTCGTAATCCTCTAGCGAGTATTAAAATGGGTCTGACCATGCTACGCAAAAAGCAATTTTCTCCTGAAGTTTTAGAACAACGTTTAGATATTTTAGAGCAAGAATGGCAAAAGCTCAATGAAATTAACGAAAAAATACTGCAACTTAAACTCGTTAAATCAGAGCAGTTAACGGTTTATCCTACTGAATTTAATTTAGAAAGATTGATTGAAGAATTGAGTGGCAATTTTCAGCAGCAATGGCAACAGAACAAGCGTCAATCTTTATCTTTAGAATACTCCTTTGATCCCTGTAATGGTAACGCTTGGAAAGTTTATCTAGATGAAAATCATTTAAAAAATATTTTAACAGAACTCTTGAATAATGCGAGTAAGTTTGCCATCCCTAATTCTACAATTTGCTTAAATGTTAGTCAAGATAATTCTCTAGAAACCCCGCAAATTGTGATCACTTTAACCAATTTGAGTCGCTTTGTTAGTTCTCGAAACTTACGGGACTTTTTTGAGCCATTTTATCGAGAACAATGGGTGATTGATACCGCTATTCCAGGGATCGGTTTAGGATTAACGATTATTAAAGAGTTAGTTGAACTGCTTAATGGTACAATTGAAATTAGCAATCAATCAACCGATAATTCTGAACATTGCATCGTTACGGTAAAATTAACCTTTCCTCTATCGTCACTTTAGTATGTTTATTGAAGTTTTATGCTCACTTACAGTGTACCCCCTAAATCCCTACGCTGGCAACGAGCAACTGCTTCTCCCTTAGTCCGTCAATGGGAGATTTTTGGGTTTACTTTTCAATTTATTTTCGCTTTAGGATGGGATAAACTCGTTGGGAATTATTCTCCTAAACGGAGACATTCTCGTGCTCGATGGTTAGTCAAAAAGTTGTTAGAATTGGGGCCTACTTTTATTAAAATTGGTCAGTCGCTTTCAACTCGTGCTGATTTAATTCCCTTAGAATATATTCAAGAATTGAGTCAACTGCAAGATCGGGTTCCTCCCTTTAGTTCAGAAGAAGCGATCGCGGTTATCGAAAGCGAATTAGGCAAGTCCATTAATGACTTATTTCTATATTTTGAAGCCACTCCGTTAGCATCAGCAAGTCTCGGTCAAGTTCATCGCGCTAAACTATACACGGGACAGGAGGTTGTTGTCAAGGTTCAACGTCCAGGGTTAGAGAAAATTTTTAATTTAGATTTTGAAGTTTTACACCGATTAACTCGCTTACTAAACCGACATTTTACTAATTTCAAAAAATATGATTTAGAAGCCATTTATGAAGAGTTTTTTGAGCTTTTATTTCAAGAAATTGATTATATCCATGAAGGAAAAAATGCAGATCGTTTTCGCAACAATTTTAGAAGCTATGCTCAAATCAAAGCTCCTAAAGTTTATTGGCAATATACCACTCGAAAGGTTTTAACTTTAGAATATTTACCAGGGATAAAAATTGATGATAGAACCAGTTTAGAAGCCAACAATATTAACTTAGATAGAATTATTCAATTAGGAATTTGTTGTTATTTAAAGCAATTATTAATCGATGGTTTTTTTCAATCTGATCCCCATCCAGGGAATATGGCAGTTGGCCAAAAAGG is part of the Rippkaea orientalis PCC 8801 genome and harbors:
- a CDS encoding GAF domain-containing sensor histidine kinase, whose protein sequence is MSDFKASPDLEQRIIQAIQSIPDEMMMLSDVASILGQEFKTDICLIIAGVNHQHPFESAYWTGNHLQELPQEIVPQLLSQPWIKALLQDLAILVIADLSQPSYDSIAKSFSGFSLGSLLVITTQFHGQANGIILLGKQQSYQWNTDEKTLLETVSNVVAIACYLMSLKLSVAEELTAHDASIHSSLNQLPKVLENNPILKLWWGATRKQLDQQLDWNKQLISNIITIMSDQTRNPLASIKMGLTMLRKKQFSPEVLEQRLDILEQEWQKLNEINEKILQLKLVKSEQLTVYPTEFNLERLIEELSGNFQQQWQQNKRQSLSLEYSFDPCNGNAWKVYLDENHLKNILTELLNNASKFAIPNSTICLNVSQDNSLETPQIVITLTNLSRFVSSRNLRDFFEPFYREQWVIDTAIPGIGLGLTIIKELVELLNGTIEISNQSTDNSEHCIVTVKLTFPLSSL
- a CDS encoding ABC1 kinase family protein, with translation MLTYSVPPKSLRWQRATASPLVRQWEIFGFTFQFIFALGWDKLVGNYSPKRRHSRARWLVKKLLELGPTFIKIGQSLSTRADLIPLEYIQELSQLQDRVPPFSSEEAIAVIESELGKSINDLFLYFEATPLASASLGQVHRAKLYTGQEVVVKVQRPGLEKIFNLDFEVLHRLTRLLNRHFTNFKKYDLEAIYEEFFELLFQEIDYIHEGKNADRFRNNFRSYAQIKAPKVYWQYTTRKVLTLEYLPGIKIDDRTSLEANNINLDRIIQLGICCYLKQLLIDGFFQSDPHPGNMAVGQKGELIFYDFGTMAEVKIVARDQMIETFFAVIKNDTDKVVETLVYMGLIEPLKDMSSIKRIIAFLLENFRDKPVDIRAFEAISDEVYLMFKQQPFRLPPQMTFIIKSLTTLDGIARVLDPEYNLLAASQPFVKSLALSSAQGKTFSIIAKQAREIIQHTWQKPNSTLKSIKHLEDRIERGELQVRTRSLESERILKRIHLAIKTLIYACLTGFSILSSSVLLTTIYVKFAVIGFGLSGLFSLFLMRSLIALMIQEKVDKMIDKNS
- a CDS encoding Rieske (2Fe-2S) protein — protein: MSWTKVLAADQLPTGKREVVKVGERNILLLNHEGQIYAVARRCPHMNIKMTRGKITEDGTIVCPMHRSSFDLKTGCVKEWTPFPPVVGKMIGKLSPEKPLPVFPIKVEEGSIWVDA
- a CDS encoding histidine kinase translates to MLEPSNLKTTSGSEHRGAMSIQLLLFVDERPSSHEHIEQIQHYLNSLKPDYPYELQIIEIHEQPHLVEHFRLVAAPALVKVFPEPRQTLAGSNIVNQLKKWWPRWQLDLEESQTENTNNRQTEQTKAESLNSVGYSAELMKLSDEIFRLKKEKDELLQQLKFKDQVLAMLAHDLRSPLTAASIAVETLELTQKQEDTERRAQLREQLYHQARKQFRVMNRLITDILQASKTMTAQLSVYYHDLFLPVLCQDILDEYREIFKEKSLTLVKDIPQDIPTVYADEELIRQVIVNLLDNAIKYTPSGGKVTVSILHRTTQKVQVSICDTGPGIPEEKQERIFEGHFRLKRDQEKEGYGLGLSLCRKIIRTHYGQIWVDSVPDQGSCFHFTLPVCR
- the crtH gene encoding carotenoid isomerase, which produces MRGTLTAIASKNKTNSPNYDVIVIGSGMGGLVTATQLAAKGAKVLVLEKYLIPGGSAGYFEREGYRFDVGASMIFGFGTQGTTNLLTRALEAVNVSLETIPDPVQIHYHLPQGLDLKVHRDYEKFLEELIAKFPQEKAGIRRFYDECWQVFNCLNAMELLSLEEPRYLMRVFFQHPFACLGLVKYLPQNAGDIARRYIRDPELLKFIDMECYCWSVVPADRTPMINAGMVFSDRHYGGINYPKGGVGQIPQKLVEGLEKAGGEIHYKARVTKILLEKGKAVGVQLANGQQFYAKRIVSNATRWDTFEKLLPPEMMPKSEQKWQQRYQKSPSFLSLHLGVKADLLPPGTECHHILLEDWDNMEAEQGTIFVSIPTLLDPSLAPPDHHIIHTFTPSWIEQWQGLSPQNYQKQKDEAASRLIERLERIFPGLNQALDYEEVGTPRTHRRFLGRDGGTYGPIPGRKLAGLLGMPFNRTAIAGLYCVGDSTFPGQGLNAVAFSGFACGHRIAVDLGL
- a CDS encoding NAD(P)-dependent oxidoreductase; protein product: MVNNQLQKAAFLGLGLMGSAMSANLARQGFSVKGWNRTSDRPGITIAKEAGVRIVSSLKEAVESADFIFTCVGDVPDVEEVILGEKGVINYAQSGALIVDFSTIGSEAARHIGSKLKAHHLRFLDAPISGGDIGAKQGTLTIMVGGEIADFEACLPYFQAMGKTIRHCGPVGSGQAVKMCNQALCSVHMVALCEAILMAQKQGIDPNLMIEVCSTGAAGSWALSNLGSKIINQEYDPGFAIKHILKDLRLLQQTINNSGEQLPGVELASHLFKLVSEMDNGEGKEQGTQAMIRQYIKEN
- a CDS encoding glycoside hydrolase family 57 protein; the protein is MALGYVALVLHAHLPFVRHPESDYVLEEEWLYEAITETYIPLIQVFEGLKWDGIDFKMTMSLTPPLISMLRDPLLQERYDNHLAKLQDLSVREIEHNQHHGHLRYLAEYYAQHFAQIREVWERYNRDLIVAFKQFLDSNNLEIITCGATHGYLPLMKMYPQAVWGQIKVACEHYEENFGRPPQGIWLPECSYYEGVERMLADAGLRYFLVDGHGVLYARPRPRYGTYAPIFTETGVAAFGRDHESSQQVWSAKVGYPGDSEYREFYKDLGWEAEYEYIKPYIMPDGQRKNTGIKYHKITGPDAALSDKAFYDPYWAREKAAEHAGNFMYNREQQIDHLAGMMQRPPLVVCPYDAELFGHWWYEGPWFIDYLFRKAWYDQDIFDMTHLAEYLQHNPTQQVCRPCQSSWGYKGFHEYWLNDSNSWIYPHLHKATERMIELSLVEASSQLEEKALNQAARELLLAQSSDWAFIMRTGTMVPYAVRRTKSHLLRFNKLYEDIKSHNIDAGWLDKVSTIDNIFPNINYRVYRPFLKEVGKSVGA